Proteins encoded by one window of Rattus rattus isolate New Zealand chromosome 10, Rrattus_CSIRO_v1, whole genome shotgun sequence:
- the Ivns1abp gene encoding influenza virus NS1A-binding protein isoform X1, whose product MIPNGYLMFEDENFIESSVAKLNALRKSGQFCDVRLQVCGHEMLAHRAVLACCSPYLFEIFNSDSDPHGVSHVKLDDLNPEAVEVLLNYAYTAQLKADKELVKDVYSAAKKLKMDRVKQVCGDYLLSRMDVTSCISYRNFASCMGDSRLLNKVDAYIQEHLLQISEEEEFLKLPRLKLEVMLEDNVCLPSNGKLYTKVINWVQRSIWENGDSLEELMEEVQTLYYSADHKLLDGNPLDGQAEVFGSDDDHIQFVQKKPPRENGHKQISGSSTGCLSSPNASVQSPKHEWKIVASEKTSNNTYLCLAVLDGTFCVIFLHGRNSPQSSPTSTPKLSKSLSFEMQPDELLEKPMSPMQYARSGLGTAEMNGKLIAAGGYNREECLRTVECYDPHTDHWSFLAPMRTPRARFQMAVLMGQLYVVGGSNGHSDDLSCGEMYDPSIDDWTPVPELRTNRCNAGVCALNGKLYIVGGSDPYGQKGLKNCDVFDPVTKSWTSCAPLNIRRHQSAVCELGGYLYIIGGAESWNCLNTVERYNPENNTWTLIAPMNVARRGAGVAVLDGKLFVGGGFDGSHAISCVEMYDPTRNEWKMMGNMTSPRSNAGITTVGNTIYAVGGFDGNEFLNTVEVYNLESNEWSPYTKIFQF is encoded by the exons ATGATTCCCAATGGATATTTGATGTTTGAAgatgaaaattttattgaatctTCTGTTGCCAAATTAAATGCCTTGAGGAAAAGTGGGCAGTTCTGTGATGTTCGACTTCAG gtCTGTGGCCATGAGATGCTGGCACACAGGGCAGTCCTGGCTTGCTGTAGCCCCTATCTATTTGAAATCTTTAATAGTGACAGTGACCCTCATGGAGTTTCTCACGTGAAGTTGGATGATCTCAATCCAGAAGCTGTTGAAGTCTTGCTGAATTACGCATACACTGCTCA gttgaAAGCTGATAAGGAATTAGTGAAAGATGTTTATTCTGCAGCAAAGAAGCTGAAGATGGACCGAGTAAAGCAG GTCTGTGGGGATTATTTACTGTCTAGGATGGATGTTACTAGCTGCATCTCTTACCGGAATTTTGCAAGTTGTATGGGAGACTCCCGTTTGTTGAATAAAGTTGACGCCTATATTCAGGAGCATTTGTTACAAATTTCAGAAGAGGAGGAATTTCTTAAGCTTCCGAGACTAAAG TTGGAGGTAATGCTTGAAGATAATGTTTGCTTGCCCAGCAATGGCAAGTTGTACACAAAGGTAATCAACTGGGTGCAGCGTAGCATCTGGGAGAATGGAGACAGCCTGGAGGAGCTCATGGAAGAG GTTCAAACCTTGTACTACTCAGCTGATCACAAGCTGCTTGATGGGAACCCACTAGATGGACAGGCTGAGGTGTTTGGCAGTGATGATGACCACATTCAGTTTGTGCAG AAAAAGCCACCCCGTGAGAATGGCCATAAGCAGATAAGTGGCAGTTCCACTGGATGTCTCTCTTCTCCAAATGCTTCAGTGCAAAGTCCTAAGCATGAGTGGAAAATCGTTGCTTCAGAAAAGACTTCAA ATAACACTTACTTGTGCCTGGCTGTGCTGGATGGTACATTCTGTGTCATTTTCCTTCATGGGCGGAACAGTCCACAGAGCTCACCAACAAGTACTCCAAAACTGAGCAAGAGTTTAAGCTTTGAGATGCAGCCAGATGAGCTCCTAGAAAAGCCTATGTCTCCCATGCAGTACGCACGGTCTGGACTGGGGACAGCAGAGATGAATGGCAAACTCATAGCTGCAG GTGGTTATAACAGAGAGGAGTGTCTTCGAACAGTTGAATGCTATGATCCACACACAGATCACTGGTCCTTCCTTGCTCCCATGAGAACACCAAGAGCCCGCTTTCAGATGGCTGTGCTGATG GGACAGCTTTATGTGGTGGGTGGATCAAATGGACACTCCGATGACCTGAGCTGTGGAGAGATGTATGACCCGAGCATTGATGACTGGACCCCTGTGCCAGAGCTGAGAACTAACCGTTGTAATGCAG GAGTGTGTGCTCTGAATGGGAAACTGTACATTGTTGGTGGCTCTGATCCATATGGTCAAAAAGGTCTGAAAAATTGTGATGTATTTGATCCTGTAACAAAGTCATGGACAAGCTGTGCTCCTCTTAACATTC GTAGACACCAGTCTGCAGTTTGTGAACTTGGTGGTTATTTGTATATAATTGGAGGTGCAGAATCTTGGAATTGTCTGAACACAGTAGAACGATACAATCCTGAAAACAACACCTGGACTTTAATTGCACCCATGAATGTGGCTAGGCGAGGAGCTGGTGTCGCTGTTCTTGATG gAAAACTGTTTGTAGGCGGTGGCTTTGATGGTTCTCATGCCATCAGTTGTGTAGAGATGTATGATCCAACCAGGAATGAATGGAAGATGATGGGAAATATGACTTCACCAAGGAGCAACGCTGGGATCACAACTGTAGGGAACACCATTTACGCAGTGGGAGGATTTGATGGCAATGAGTTTCTGAATACCGTGGAAGTCTACAACCTTGAATCAAATGAGTGGAGCCCTTACAcaaagatttttcagttttaa
- the Ivns1abp gene encoding influenza virus NS1A-binding protein isoform X2, with product MVQTLYYSADHKLLDGNPLDGQAEVFGSDDDHIQFVQKKPPRENGHKQISGSSTGCLSSPNASVQSPKHEWKIVASEKTSNNTYLCLAVLDGTFCVIFLHGRNSPQSSPTSTPKLSKSLSFEMQPDELLEKPMSPMQYARSGLGTAEMNGKLIAAGGYNREECLRTVECYDPHTDHWSFLAPMRTPRARFQMAVLMGQLYVVGGSNGHSDDLSCGEMYDPSIDDWTPVPELRTNRCNAGVCALNGKLYIVGGSDPYGQKGLKNCDVFDPVTKSWTSCAPLNIRRHQSAVCELGGYLYIIGGAESWNCLNTVERYNPENNTWTLIAPMNVARRGAGVAVLDGKLFVGGGFDGSHAISCVEMYDPTRNEWKMMGNMTSPRSNAGITTVGNTIYAVGGFDGNEFLNTVEVYNLESNEWSPYTKIFQF from the exons ATG GTTCAAACCTTGTACTACTCAGCTGATCACAAGCTGCTTGATGGGAACCCACTAGATGGACAGGCTGAGGTGTTTGGCAGTGATGATGACCACATTCAGTTTGTGCAG AAAAAGCCACCCCGTGAGAATGGCCATAAGCAGATAAGTGGCAGTTCCACTGGATGTCTCTCTTCTCCAAATGCTTCAGTGCAAAGTCCTAAGCATGAGTGGAAAATCGTTGCTTCAGAAAAGACTTCAA ATAACACTTACTTGTGCCTGGCTGTGCTGGATGGTACATTCTGTGTCATTTTCCTTCATGGGCGGAACAGTCCACAGAGCTCACCAACAAGTACTCCAAAACTGAGCAAGAGTTTAAGCTTTGAGATGCAGCCAGATGAGCTCCTAGAAAAGCCTATGTCTCCCATGCAGTACGCACGGTCTGGACTGGGGACAGCAGAGATGAATGGCAAACTCATAGCTGCAG GTGGTTATAACAGAGAGGAGTGTCTTCGAACAGTTGAATGCTATGATCCACACACAGATCACTGGTCCTTCCTTGCTCCCATGAGAACACCAAGAGCCCGCTTTCAGATGGCTGTGCTGATG GGACAGCTTTATGTGGTGGGTGGATCAAATGGACACTCCGATGACCTGAGCTGTGGAGAGATGTATGACCCGAGCATTGATGACTGGACCCCTGTGCCAGAGCTGAGAACTAACCGTTGTAATGCAG GAGTGTGTGCTCTGAATGGGAAACTGTACATTGTTGGTGGCTCTGATCCATATGGTCAAAAAGGTCTGAAAAATTGTGATGTATTTGATCCTGTAACAAAGTCATGGACAAGCTGTGCTCCTCTTAACATTC GTAGACACCAGTCTGCAGTTTGTGAACTTGGTGGTTATTTGTATATAATTGGAGGTGCAGAATCTTGGAATTGTCTGAACACAGTAGAACGATACAATCCTGAAAACAACACCTGGACTTTAATTGCACCCATGAATGTGGCTAGGCGAGGAGCTGGTGTCGCTGTTCTTGATG gAAAACTGTTTGTAGGCGGTGGCTTTGATGGTTCTCATGCCATCAGTTGTGTAGAGATGTATGATCCAACCAGGAATGAATGGAAGATGATGGGAAATATGACTTCACCAAGGAGCAACGCTGGGATCACAACTGTAGGGAACACCATTTACGCAGTGGGAGGATTTGATGGCAATGAGTTTCTGAATACCGTGGAAGTCTACAACCTTGAATCAAATGAGTGGAGCCCTTACAcaaagatttttcagttttaa
- the Ivns1abp gene encoding influenza virus NS1A-binding protein isoform X3, whose translation MIPNGYLMFEDENFIESSVAKLNALRKSGQFCDVRLQVCGHEMLAHRAVLACCSPYLFEIFNSDSDPHGVSHVKLDDLNPEAVEVLLNYAYTAQLKADKELVKDVYSAAKKLKMDRVKQVCGDYLLSRMDVTSCISYRNFASCMGDSRLLNKVDAYIQEHLLQISEEEEFLKLPRLKLEVMLEDNVCLPSNGKLYTKVINWVQRSIWENGDSLEELMEEVY comes from the exons ATGATTCCCAATGGATATTTGATGTTTGAAgatgaaaattttattgaatctTCTGTTGCCAAATTAAATGCCTTGAGGAAAAGTGGGCAGTTCTGTGATGTTCGACTTCAG gtCTGTGGCCATGAGATGCTGGCACACAGGGCAGTCCTGGCTTGCTGTAGCCCCTATCTATTTGAAATCTTTAATAGTGACAGTGACCCTCATGGAGTTTCTCACGTGAAGTTGGATGATCTCAATCCAGAAGCTGTTGAAGTCTTGCTGAATTACGCATACACTGCTCA gttgaAAGCTGATAAGGAATTAGTGAAAGATGTTTATTCTGCAGCAAAGAAGCTGAAGATGGACCGAGTAAAGCAG GTCTGTGGGGATTATTTACTGTCTAGGATGGATGTTACTAGCTGCATCTCTTACCGGAATTTTGCAAGTTGTATGGGAGACTCCCGTTTGTTGAATAAAGTTGACGCCTATATTCAGGAGCATTTGTTACAAATTTCAGAAGAGGAGGAATTTCTTAAGCTTCCGAGACTAAAG TTGGAGGTAATGCTTGAAGATAATGTTTGCTTGCCCAGCAATGGCAAGTTGTACACAAAGGTAATCAACTGGGTGCAGCGTAGCATCTGGGAGAATGGAGACAGCCTGGAGGAGCTCATGGAAGAG GTTTATTAA